In Atribacterota bacterium, the DNA window GTTACTGATGAATTCGGTGAGACTAATACCCCTGATATCTATGCTGCGGGAGATTGTGCAGAAGTGAAGAGTATTGTAACAAATCAAAATACTTATATTCCCCTGGCTTTGACTGCTAATCGTAATGGCCGTGCTGTTGGTAGTACCATTGGAGGGAAAAAGACTCGTCTTTCACCCATCGCAGGTACTGCTGTAGTCAAGGTATTTCAACTGGAGGTTGCTACCACAGGACTAATGGATATAGAAGTTGCTCAAAAATATGGATTTAATCCCATAAAAATTACTATTGACAGTCGCTCTCGAGCCGGGTACTGCCCTGGTTCTAAGCCTATTAAAATAAGTTTAATGGCGGACAGTAACACTAAAAAAGTACTTGGCTGCAGTATGGTGGGCGAGGAAGGAGTAGCAAAAAGGATTGATATTGTTGCCACAGCACTTTATAGCAGGTTAACTGTTGAACAGCTGGAAAATCTTGATTTGGCTTATGCACCTCCTTTTTCACCGGTCTGGGATCCTGTTCTTACTGCTGCAAAAGTACTGAATGAAAAATTAGAGTAAAAAATAGAAGAAAGAAAGTGTTAATAATTATCTATAATTCAATCTAATAAGGGGACAAAGACATATTGTTCCATTGTAGTATCCTTGATTACTTTACTATTTTCTTTTTTTAGGATAATCAAAGGACCATGGGTATAGGGACAAACCAGAATACCTTTCTCCTTGAGTACTTTTTTAGCTAATTGAAAAATTAAGTTTTCCTGTGTTTTATTAATACCGGCAGTAATAATGATTCTGTCATATTGTTCCTGCCACGTATTAAGCTGTTTTAAAATATTTAGTAGCTTAAATTCAATATTACTTAATTTTCCCCGATCTTCATAGTTCAAGTTTCTCTTCAGATTATTTAGATTTCCCTGAGCTTTTTCTATCAATTGAGGTACAATATCCAGACTTAATACTTTCCCGGGATGAATTAAAAATCCAGCCAAGCTGGCATTCCAACCACTTCCAGCACCAAGTTCTAAAAGATTTTTTCCACTTTCCAGTTCAGCTATCATAAGCATTCTGGCAACTGTAGATGGCTGAGAGATAGTCTGATTATATCCAATGGGCAGAGCTGTATCAAAATAAGCATCTTCTTTATCCCGGACAAAAAACACTCTATCTACTACCTGTATAGCACTAATGATGCGATTTAGATTATCTTTCTCTTTACTGCTGGCAGCCAGATATGATAAGTTGTTTTTAACACTTCTTACCAGATGTTCTCTATTCATATCTCAA includes these proteins:
- a CDS encoding methyltransferase domain-containing protein; amino-acid sequence: MNREHLVRSVKNNLSYLAASSKEKDNLNRIISAIQVVDRVFFVRDKEDAYFDTALPIGYNQTISQPSTVARMLMIAELESGKNLLELGAGSGWNASLAGFLIHPGKVLSLDIVPQLIEKAQGNLNNLKRNLNYEDRGKLSNIEFKLLNILKQLNTWQEQYDRIIITAGINKTQENLIFQLAKKVLKEKGILVCPYTHGPLIILKKENSKVIKDTTMEQYVFVPLLD